One stretch of Streptomyces sp. R21 DNA includes these proteins:
- a CDS encoding NADH:flavin oxidoreductase, giving the protein MTATAPASRAAEILSRPVTLNGLTVPNRIAMAPMTREFSPGGVPGEDVVGYYARRAAAGVGLIVTEGTYVGHGSAGQSDSIPRFHGEEQLAGWAKVADAVHAAGGTIMPQLWHIGMVRRAGQPPFADAPAVGPSGLHKEGGDVTGKAMTQTDLDDVIGAFAAAAADAERIGFDGVELHGAHGYLIDQFLWSGTNRRTDAYGGDPVARTKFAAEIVAAVRAAVSPAFPVVFRYSQWKQQNYEARIAESPEELEAILAPLSEAGVDAFHASTRRYWQPEFDGSDLNLAGWTKKLTGKPAITVGSVGLDGEFLKAFVGEGSGVKGIDDLLDRLERDEFDLVAIGRALLQDPEWAAKVLAGRFDELAAYDAGSLATLS; this is encoded by the coding sequence GTGACTGCCACCGCCCCCGCCTCGCGCGCGGCCGAGATCCTCTCCCGGCCCGTCACCCTCAACGGCCTGACCGTCCCGAACCGCATCGCCATGGCGCCCATGACCCGCGAGTTCTCGCCGGGCGGCGTTCCCGGCGAGGACGTGGTCGGGTACTACGCCCGCCGTGCCGCTGCGGGCGTCGGCCTGATCGTCACCGAGGGCACGTACGTCGGCCACGGGTCGGCCGGGCAGAGTGACAGCATTCCGCGCTTCCACGGCGAGGAGCAGCTCGCGGGCTGGGCGAAGGTCGCCGACGCCGTGCACGCGGCGGGCGGGACGATCATGCCGCAGCTCTGGCACATCGGCATGGTGCGCAGGGCGGGTCAGCCGCCGTTCGCGGACGCCCCCGCCGTCGGCCCGTCCGGCCTGCACAAGGAGGGCGGTGACGTCACCGGCAAGGCCATGACGCAGACCGACCTGGACGATGTGATCGGCGCCTTCGCCGCGGCCGCCGCCGACGCCGAGCGCATCGGCTTCGACGGAGTCGAGCTGCACGGCGCCCACGGCTATCTGATCGACCAGTTCCTGTGGTCCGGCACCAACCGCCGTACCGACGCCTACGGCGGTGACCCCGTCGCCCGTACGAAGTTCGCGGCCGAGATCGTGGCCGCGGTGCGCGCCGCCGTCTCCCCGGCCTTCCCGGTCGTCTTCCGCTACTCGCAGTGGAAGCAGCAGAACTACGAGGCCCGGATCGCCGAGTCCCCGGAGGAGCTGGAAGCGATCCTGGCGCCGCTCTCCGAGGCCGGAGTGGACGCCTTCCACGCCTCCACGCGCCGCTACTGGCAGCCCGAGTTCGACGGCTCGGACCTCAACCTGGCCGGCTGGACGAAGAAGCTGACGGGCAAGCCCGCCATCACCGTGGGCTCGGTCGGCCTGGACGGCGAGTTCCTCAAGGCCTTCGTCGGCGAGGGCTCCGGCGTCAAGGGCATCGACGACCTGCTGGACCGCCTGGAGCGCGACGAGTTCGACCTCGTCGCCATCGGCCGCGCCCTGCTCCAGGACCCGGAGTGGGCGGCGAAGGTCCTGGCGGGCCGCTTCGACGAGCTGGCGGCGTACGACGCGGGGTCGCTGGCGACGCTGAGCTAG
- a CDS encoding MFS transporter: protein MSDALARPAAAGGSAPPRSNAVVAVLAFAGIVVSLMQTLVIPIVPELPKYLDASASNTAWAITATLLAAAVATPVAGRLGDMYGKRRMLLVSLVVLVTGSVVVALADSLVPAIVGRTLQGLAAAVVPLGISVMRDVLPAERLAGSTALMSASLGVGGALGLPAAAFIADNFDWHILFWTSASLGVVAFALVLTFVPESKVRTGGRFDLVGSIGMAIGLVSLLLAVSKGGDWGWTSGSILGLFAVAVLVLLAWGFYELRTTQPLVDLRTTARRQVLFTNLASIAFGFSMFAMSLVLPQLLQLPEQTGYGLGRSMMTVGLVMAPQGLVMMAMAPVSAAITKTKGPKITLMCGAVIVAAGYGLNILLMSEVWHLVLVSCIIGAGVGFAYGAMPALIMGAVPASETGAANSLNTLMRSIGTSFASAIAGVVLAQMTTDFGSYALPSENGFKVVMAIGAGAAILAFVLASFLPGKRPAAAPEEPVTPGPAETAEVSGAKS, encoded by the coding sequence ATGTCCGACGCCCTTGCCCGACCCGCCGCGGCGGGCGGCTCCGCCCCGCCGAGGTCGAACGCCGTGGTGGCGGTCCTGGCCTTCGCCGGAATCGTGGTCTCGCTGATGCAGACCCTCGTCATCCCGATCGTTCCGGAGCTGCCCAAGTACCTCGACGCCTCGGCGTCGAACACCGCCTGGGCCATCACCGCCACGCTGCTGGCCGCCGCCGTCGCCACCCCGGTCGCCGGCCGCCTCGGCGACATGTACGGCAAGCGCCGCATGCTCCTGGTCAGCCTGGTCGTGCTGGTGACCGGTTCGGTCGTCGTCGCGCTGGCCGACTCCCTGGTTCCGGCGATCGTCGGCCGCACTCTCCAGGGTCTTGCGGCCGCGGTGGTCCCGCTCGGCATCAGCGTCATGCGTGATGTGCTGCCCGCCGAACGCCTCGCCGGGTCGACCGCGCTGATGAGCGCCTCGCTCGGGGTGGGCGGCGCCCTCGGTCTGCCCGCCGCCGCTTTCATCGCCGACAACTTCGACTGGCACATCCTGTTCTGGACGTCCGCCTCGCTCGGTGTCGTCGCCTTCGCGCTCGTCCTGACGTTCGTACCGGAGTCCAAGGTCCGCACCGGCGGCCGTTTCGACCTGGTCGGCTCCATCGGTATGGCCATCGGCCTGGTGTCCCTGCTGCTGGCCGTCTCCAAGGGCGGCGACTGGGGCTGGACCAGCGGGAGCATCCTCGGCCTCTTCGCGGTGGCGGTCCTCGTACTGCTGGCGTGGGGCTTCTACGAGCTGCGCACCACGCAGCCGCTGGTCGACCTGCGCACCACCGCCCGCCGCCAGGTGCTGTTCACCAACCTCGCGTCCATCGCGTTCGGCTTCTCGATGTTCGCCATGTCGCTGGTCCTGCCGCAGCTGCTGCAGCTGCCCGAGCAGACCGGCTACGGCCTCGGCAGGTCCATGATGACCGTCGGCCTCGTGATGGCCCCGCAGGGTCTGGTGATGATGGCCATGGCGCCGGTCTCCGCCGCCATCACCAAGACCAAGGGCCCCAAGATCACGCTGATGTGCGGTGCGGTCATCGTCGCCGCGGGCTACGGCCTCAACATCCTGCTGATGTCCGAGGTCTGGCACCTCGTCCTGGTGTCCTGCATCATCGGCGCCGGTGTCGGCTTCGCCTACGGCGCCATGCCCGCCCTCATCATGGGCGCCGTGCCCGCCTCCGAGACGGGCGCCGCGAACAGCCTCAACACCCTGATGCGGTCCATCGGCACGTCGTTCGCCAGTGCCATCGCCGGCGTCGTCCTCGCCCAGATGACCACCGACTTCGGCTCCTACGCCCTCCCTTCCGAGAACGGCTTCAAGGTCGTCATGGCCATCGGCGCCGGAGCGGCGATCCTGGCCTTCGTCCTGGCGTCGTTCCTGCCGGGCAAGCGGCCGGCCGCGGCACCGGAGGAGCCGGTCACTCCCGGCCCGGCCGAGACGGCGGAGGTCTCCGGGGCGAAGTCGTAA
- the secD gene encoding preprotein translocase subunit SecD translates to MTGVEVTVTSGDIVATQAGDSEEALKSLGQTAELAFRPVKAELPVKKKVECRSRVPEAPDAFTACGKGDNALTKYVLDPVAVPGTDVSAAKATFDKNSAAGWMVELQFTSVGAKRFADVTGRLAQQQSPANQFAIVLDDTVLSSPFVSQKLTGGEAQISGTFTQSSARELAAQLNTGALPVRLKVSSVTRLPAD, encoded by the coding sequence ATGACGGGGGTGGAGGTCACCGTCACCAGCGGAGACATCGTGGCCACCCAGGCGGGGGACAGTGAGGAGGCACTGAAGTCCCTTGGGCAGACGGCCGAGTTGGCGTTCCGGCCGGTGAAGGCTGAGCTGCCCGTGAAGAAGAAGGTCGAGTGCCGGTCGCGGGTACCCGAAGCGCCGGATGCCTTCACGGCGTGCGGGAAGGGGGACAACGCCCTCACCAAGTACGTGCTCGATCCGGTCGCCGTTCCGGGGACGGACGTGTCCGCGGCGAAGGCGACGTTCGACAAGAACAGCGCCGCGGGCTGGATGGTCGAGCTGCAGTTCACGTCGGTGGGGGCCAAGCGGTTCGCGGACGTCACCGGGCGCCTGGCCCAGCAGCAGTCTCCGGCCAACCAGTTCGCGATCGTGCTCGACGACACCGTGCTGTCGTCGCCGTTCGTCTCCCAGAAACTCACTGGCGGCGAGGCCCAGATCTCGGGCACCTTCACCCAGAGCTCGGCCCGGGAACTGGCGGCCCAGCTGAACACGGGCGCGCTTCCGGTGCGGTTGAAGGTGTCGAGTGTGACGCGGCTGCCGGCGGACTGA
- a CDS encoding serine/threonine-protein kinase yields MDGTRIGDYVVERELGSGGMGSVYLGRSRSGRAVAIKVIRAEYATDPQFRDRFRKEVEAARRVGGFHTAAVVDADPDAAQPWMASAYIKGPTLASQVDLHGPLEEARLWVLVAALAEALQAIHSCGLVHRDLKPGNIVLAEDGPRVLDFGIARAAEGTRLTYDGAAIGTPGFISPEQARGLPVSGACDVFALGAVLVAAAGGSAFGGGQPYSLLYRAVHEEADVSAVPDALRPITRACLRKEPELRPSPRQLLDLCDTRNGSAPAPTAVDHAAPTARAPRRPTSASPSPAAPPPALYRHDPRLRRRLVLCNGLLTLGLLAAVVLFGPVLKLSDPIAAVCGFAAALMLMRFIGLLGTARDGLMVHDLGLGVGRPKEVAVLRWPDIGSLELDVRARETLLIVRPGKGRSLPRSFNHPMWVRIDGKRVIRIRASLLAPVGTAPALSDMVRVCAARHGIPLAEARPR; encoded by the coding sequence GTGGACGGGACACGGATCGGGGACTACGTCGTCGAGCGCGAGCTGGGCAGCGGGGGGATGGGCTCGGTCTACTTGGGGCGCTCCCGCTCGGGGCGGGCTGTCGCCATCAAGGTGATCAGGGCCGAGTACGCGACCGACCCCCAGTTCAGGGACCGGTTCCGCAAGGAGGTCGAAGCCGCTCGCAGGGTCGGTGGGTTCCATACGGCCGCGGTCGTGGACGCCGATCCCGACGCCGCGCAGCCGTGGATGGCCAGCGCGTACATCAAGGGCCCGACCCTCGCCTCCCAGGTCGACCTGCACGGCCCGCTCGAGGAGGCCCGGCTCTGGGTCCTGGTCGCCGCGCTGGCCGAGGCCCTCCAGGCGATCCACTCCTGCGGACTGGTGCACCGCGATCTGAAGCCGGGCAACATCGTGCTGGCCGAGGACGGCCCGCGTGTACTGGACTTCGGCATCGCCCGGGCCGCGGAGGGGACGCGGCTGACCTACGACGGCGCGGCGATCGGCACCCCGGGATTCATCTCCCCCGAGCAGGCGCGGGGCCTCCCGGTCAGCGGCGCGTGCGACGTCTTCGCCCTCGGTGCCGTGCTGGTCGCCGCAGCGGGCGGCAGCGCGTTCGGGGGCGGGCAGCCGTACAGCCTGCTGTACCGCGCGGTCCACGAGGAGGCGGACGTCTCCGCGGTGCCCGACGCACTGCGCCCGATCACTCGGGCCTGCCTGCGCAAGGAGCCCGAACTCCGGCCCTCACCACGACAGTTGCTCGACCTGTGCGACACCCGCAACGGATCGGCACCGGCGCCGACGGCGGTCGACCACGCCGCCCCCACGGCCCGGGCGCCCCGGCGCCCGACCTCCGCGTCACCGTCGCCCGCAGCGCCACCGCCCGCGCTCTACCGGCACGACCCCCGGCTCCGGCGACGCCTGGTCCTGTGCAACGGGCTCCTCACGCTCGGGCTCCTCGCGGCGGTCGTCCTGTTCGGCCCCGTCCTCAAGCTGTCCGACCCGATCGCCGCGGTGTGCGGGTTCGCCGCGGCCCTCATGCTGATGCGGTTCATCGGCCTCCTCGGTACCGCCCGGGACGGCCTCATGGTCCACGACCTGGGCCTCGGGGTGGGCCGCCCGAAGGAGGTGGCCGTGCTGCGCTGGCCGGACATCGGTTCCCTGGAGCTGGACGTCCGCGCCCGAGAGACCCTGCTGATCGTGCGGCCCGGCAAAGGGCGCAGCCTTCCCCGGAGCTTCAACCACCCGATGTGGGTCCGCATCGACGGCAAGCGCGTCATCCGCATCCGTGCGAGCCTGCTGGCCCCGGTCGGCACGGCACCCGCACTGTCGGACATGGTCCGCGTCTGCGCCGCGCGCCACGGAATCCCGCTCGCGGAGGCCCGGCCTCGCTGA
- a CDS encoding PTS transporter subunit EIIC: MSTPSPSATAAAILPLVGGAANVVSVAHCMTRLRLGLRDRSLVDEDALKALPAVLGVVDDDTYQIVLGPGAVARVTPEFEALLTTSAASTASTASATSTAAELASRGADLKASRRQRNATPLKLALRRIANIFVPLIPALIGCGIIAGLGGLLVNAGLLPSLTPALAAIASGFMSLIAVFVGYNTATEFGGTPILGGAVAAVIVYAGVAKVTAFGMTLAPGQGGVLGALTAALLATYVERWCRTWVPETLDVLVTPTLTVLLSGLVTLYGLMYAAGEISSAIGTAADWLLSTTGAFAGLVLGGLFLPLVMLGLHQALIPIHTTLIEQQGYTVLLPILAMAGAGQVGAALAVYVRLRHDHSIRTTIRSALPAGLLGVGEPLIYGVSLPLGRPFLTACAGGAAGGAFIGFFSTLGDRVGSTAIGPSGWALFPLLSGNRGLGPTAAIYAGGLLTGYVVGFAATYLFGLGGRQPERTPTTHGQRPAA, encoded by the coding sequence GTGAGCACTCCTTCCCCCTCCGCCACGGCCGCCGCGATCCTTCCCCTGGTCGGCGGCGCCGCGAACGTCGTCTCCGTCGCCCACTGCATGACCCGCCTCCGGCTGGGCCTGCGGGACCGCTCCCTGGTCGACGAGGACGCGCTGAAGGCACTCCCCGCCGTGCTGGGCGTGGTGGATGACGACACGTACCAGATCGTGCTGGGCCCGGGAGCGGTGGCGCGCGTGACCCCGGAGTTCGAGGCGCTGCTGACCACATCGGCCGCCTCGACCGCCTCAACCGCATCGGCCACCTCGACCGCCGCGGAACTGGCGTCGAGGGGAGCCGATCTGAAGGCATCCCGGCGTCAGCGCAACGCGACCCCCCTCAAACTCGCCCTCCGCCGAATCGCCAACATCTTCGTCCCGCTGATCCCCGCCCTGATCGGCTGCGGGATCATCGCGGGGCTGGGCGGCCTGCTGGTCAACGCCGGCCTGCTGCCGTCGCTCACGCCCGCCCTGGCGGCCATCGCCTCCGGCTTCATGTCGCTGATCGCGGTGTTCGTCGGCTACAACACGGCGACGGAGTTCGGCGGGACGCCGATTCTGGGCGGGGCGGTGGCGGCGGTCATCGTGTACGCGGGGGTCGCCAAGGTGACGGCGTTCGGCATGACGCTCGCGCCGGGTCAGGGCGGGGTGCTGGGCGCACTGACGGCCGCGCTCCTCGCGACGTACGTCGAGAGATGGTGCCGCACCTGGGTGCCGGAAACCCTCGACGTCCTGGTGACCCCCACCCTCACCGTCCTCCTCTCCGGCCTGGTCACGCTCTACGGCCTCATGTACGCGGCCGGCGAGATCTCCTCCGCCATCGGCACGGCGGCGGACTGGCTGCTGTCCACCACCGGCGCCTTCGCGGGGCTCGTCCTCGGCGGCCTGTTCCTCCCCCTGGTGATGCTGGGCCTGCACCAGGCCCTGATCCCCATCCACACCACCCTCATCGAGCAGCAGGGCTACACGGTCCTGCTGCCCATCCTGGCGATGGCGGGCGCGGGCCAGGTCGGCGCGGCACTGGCGGTGTACGTCCGCCTGCGCCACGACCACTCCATCCGTACGACGATCAGGTCGGCGCTCCCCGCGGGCCTGCTGGGCGTCGGCGAACCCCTGATCTACGGCGTCTCGCTCCCCCTCGGCCGCCCGTTCCTCACCGCCTGCGCGGGCGGCGCGGCGGGCGGCGCCTTCATCGGCTTCTTCTCCACCCTCGGTGACCGGGTCGGCTCCACGGCGATCGGCCCCTCGGGCTGGGCGCTGTTCCCACTGCTGTCCGGGAACAGAGGGCTGGGGCCGACGGCGGCGATCTACGCGGGCGGACTGCTGACCGGCTATGTGGTGGGCTTCGCGGCGACGTACCTCTTCGGCCTCGGAGGGCGGCAGCCGGAGAGGACGCCGACGACACACGGGCAGCGCCCGGCGGCCTGA
- the murQ gene encoding N-acetylmuramic acid 6-phosphate etherase — protein sequence MTSPLDASSPYRDLRAELETLTTEAFRPELSEIDQLPTLEITRLMNAEDATVPTAVAEQLPRIAAAIDGVAERMAKGGRLLYAGAGTAGRLGVLDASECPPTFNTDPSQVVGLIAGGPEAMVTSIEGAEDSRELAAADLARLALTADDTVVGVSASGRTPYAIGAVEHARAQGALTIGLSCNAGSALAAAAHHGIEVVVGPELLTGSTRLKAGTAQKLVLNMLSTITMIRLGKTYGNLMVDVRASNEKLRARSRRIVALATGAPDEEIEKALAATDDEVKNAILVILGGVDGSTAARLLEESGGHLRAALTAAAP from the coding sequence ATGACCTCCCCCCTCGACGCCTCCTCCCCCTACCGCGATCTGCGGGCCGAGCTGGAGACGCTGACCACCGAGGCGTTCCGCCCCGAACTGTCCGAGATCGACCAGCTGCCGACGCTGGAGATCACCCGGCTGATGAACGCGGAGGACGCGACCGTGCCGACGGCGGTCGCCGAGCAGCTCCCGCGCATCGCCGCCGCGATCGACGGTGTGGCGGAGCGGATGGCGAAGGGCGGCCGTCTTCTCTACGCCGGTGCCGGTACCGCGGGCCGCCTGGGCGTGCTGGACGCCTCCGAGTGCCCGCCCACCTTCAACACCGACCCGTCGCAGGTGGTGGGCTTGATCGCGGGCGGCCCCGAGGCCATGGTCACCTCCATCGAGGGCGCCGAGGACTCCAGGGAGCTGGCGGCGGCGGACCTGGCGCGGCTGGCGCTGACCGCCGACGACACGGTGGTCGGCGTGTCCGCCTCGGGCCGTACGCCGTACGCGATCGGCGCGGTCGAACACGCCCGCGCGCAGGGGGCGTTGACGATCGGCCTGTCCTGCAACGCGGGCAGCGCGCTGGCCGCCGCCGCGCACCACGGCATCGAGGTCGTCGTCGGCCCGGAGCTGCTCACCGGCTCCACCCGGCTGAAGGCGGGCACCGCGCAGAAGCTCGTCCTGAACATGCTCTCGACGATCACGATGATCCGACTCGGCAAGACGTACGGGAACCTGATGGTCGACGTACGCGCCTCGAACGAGAAGCTGCGTGCCCGCTCCCGCCGTATCGTCGCGCTGGCCACGGGCGCCCCCGACGAGGAGATCGAGAAGGCCCTCGCGGCGACGGACGACGAGGTGAAGAACGCGATCCTGGTCATCCTGGGAGGCGTGGACGGCTCCACCGCGGCCCGCCTTCTGGAGGAGAGCGGCGGCCATCTGCGCGCGGCGCTCACGGCGGCGGCGCCCTGA
- a CDS encoding MurR/RpiR family transcriptional regulator: MTPDVKEIFAGEAPPAPAALAAKVRTLAPSMTRSMQRVAEAVAADPAGCAALTVTGLAELTGTSEATVVRTARLLGYPGYRDLRLALAGLAAQQQSGRAPAVTADIAVDDPIADVVAKLAYDEQQTLADTAAGLDTVQLGAAVTALAAARRIDVYGVGASGLVAQDLTQKLLRIGLIAHAHNDPHLAVTNAVQLRAKDVAIAITHSGSTGDVIEPLRVAFEHGATTVAITGRPDGPVTQYADHILTTSTARESELRPAAMSSRTSQLLVVDCLFVGVAQRTYETAAPALSASYEALAHRHSPRAGGHR; this comes from the coding sequence GTGACCCCAGACGTGAAGGAAATTTTCGCAGGCGAGGCGCCGCCCGCCCCCGCCGCGCTCGCGGCGAAGGTACGGACGCTGGCCCCCTCGATGACCCGCTCCATGCAGCGCGTCGCGGAGGCCGTGGCGGCCGACCCGGCCGGCTGCGCGGCCCTGACGGTCACCGGCCTCGCCGAGCTCACCGGCACCAGCGAGGCGACCGTGGTCCGCACCGCCCGCCTCCTCGGCTACCCGGGGTACCGGGATCTGCGCCTCGCCCTCGCCGGGCTCGCCGCCCAGCAGCAGTCGGGCCGCGCGCCCGCCGTCACCGCGGACATCGCGGTCGACGACCCCATCGCCGACGTGGTCGCCAAGCTCGCCTACGACGAGCAGCAGACCCTCGCCGACACGGCCGCCGGGCTCGACACGGTGCAGCTCGGCGCCGCCGTCACCGCCCTCGCGGCCGCCCGCCGCATCGATGTGTACGGGGTGGGCGCGTCCGGCCTGGTCGCCCAGGACCTCACCCAGAAGCTGCTGCGCATAGGCCTCATAGCCCACGCGCACAACGACCCGCACCTCGCCGTCACCAACGCCGTGCAGCTGCGCGCCAAGGACGTGGCGATCGCCATCACGCACTCGGGCTCGACCGGAGACGTCATCGAACCCCTCCGCGTCGCCTTCGAACACGGTGCCACGACGGTGGCGATCACCGGACGCCCCGACGGCCCGGTCACGCAGTACGCGGACCACATCCTCACCACCTCCACGGCCCGCGAGAGCGAGCTGCGCCCGGCCGCGATGTCCTCGCGCACGAGCCAACTGCTGGTCGTGGACTGCCTGTTCGTGGGCGTGGCCCAGCGGACGTACGAGACGGCGGCGCCCGCGCTGTCCGCCTCCTACGAGGCGCTGGCGCACCGCCACAGCCCGCGCGCCGGCGGACACCGATAG
- a CDS encoding DUF4031 domain-containing protein, producing the protein MTVYIDPPTWPGHGRFWSHLVSDVSFDELHGFAAGLGVPSRAFERDHYDIPSHRYADVVAAGAVEVSSREVVRLLTDSGLRRPKGRAWPGSS; encoded by the coding sequence GTGACGGTGTACATCGATCCGCCGACCTGGCCCGGACACGGGCGGTTCTGGTCCCACCTCGTCAGCGACGTCTCGTTCGACGAACTGCACGGTTTCGCGGCCGGGTTGGGCGTTCCGTCGCGGGCCTTCGAGCGCGACCACTACGACATCCCCTCGCACCGGTACGCCGATGTGGTGGCCGCGGGAGCGGTGGAGGTCAGTAGCCGCGAGGTGGTGCGGCTGCTGACGGACTCCGGGTTGCGCAGGCCCAAGGGGCGGGCCTGGCCGGGGAGTTCGTAG
- a CDS encoding maleylpyruvate isomerase family mycothiol-dependent enzyme, with amino-acid sequence MTSAELYDDVRDPELPGRLLLVERDALIPLLRGRPDSDFALRTACPGWTVRDVLAHCSAALMRVVESRYEKDVFSPAANERDIAERDDWPHARVVDELERGMSEAGAVIAKAGGVLDAVALGEWVHAGDVREAFGVAGAYGGSGLPHALALLGRITRERGCVPLHADLDDVDSPLRLGGVPGDRPPARYLGDAATLIRLYAGRPLVGARYELAGAREAELNIFG; translated from the coding sequence ATGACTTCTGCCGAGCTGTACGACGACGTACGTGATCCGGAGCTTCCCGGGCGGCTGCTGCTCGTGGAGCGCGATGCGCTGATACCGCTGCTGCGGGGGCGCCCCGACTCCGACTTCGCGTTGCGGACCGCGTGTCCCGGCTGGACCGTGCGCGATGTGCTGGCGCACTGCTCTGCCGCGTTGATGCGGGTGGTGGAGAGCCGCTACGAGAAGGACGTGTTCAGCCCCGCCGCGAACGAGCGGGACATCGCCGAGCGGGACGACTGGCCGCATGCGCGGGTCGTGGACGAGCTGGAGCGGGGGATGAGCGAGGCCGGGGCGGTGATCGCCAAGGCGGGTGGTGTTCTCGACGCGGTGGCGCTCGGGGAGTGGGTGCATGCGGGGGATGTGCGGGAGGCGTTCGGGGTGGCGGGGGCGTACGGGGGTTCCGGGCTGCCGCACGCGCTGGCGCTGCTGGGGCGGATCACCCGGGAGCGGGGGTGTGTGCCACTGCACGCGGACCTCGACGACGTGGACTCGCCCCTACGGCTGGGGGGCGTGCCGGGGGACCGGCCTCCGGCGCGCTATCTCGGTGACGCCGCCACACTGATCCGGCTGTACGCGGGGCGTCCACTGGTGGGGGCGCGGTACGAGCTGGCGGGGGCGCGAGAGGCGGAGCTCAACATCTTCGGCTGA
- a CDS encoding Cmx/CmrA family chloramphenicol efflux MFS transporter, whose amino-acid sequence MPLAVYILGLSVFALGTSEFMLSGLLPPIADDMDVTIPQAGLLISAFAIGMVVGAPLLAVATLRLPRRTTLVSLIAVFGVGQVAGALAPSYGVLFASRVVSALACAGFWAVGAAVAVAMVPLNARARALAVMIGGLSIANVLGVPAGAFLGEHLGWRSAFWAVGAASAIALVGVVTLIPRIPLPDEKPQLKRELRIYRDPQVLLSIAMIALAAGGVFCAFSYLAPLLTDVAGLDDGWVPTVLALFGVGALIGTTIGGRVADAHLFGVLLTGIAADTVVLVALALLGQYAVAAVLLSFALGVACFYTAPALNARMFNVAGAAPTLAGATTTAAFNLGNTGGPWLGGTVIDAGFGYTSTAWAGAALTVAGMGTAAVSLRLQRRTRASRVVMSAEGAERTECTDLADGMDRTDRANNPERA is encoded by the coding sequence ATGCCCCTCGCCGTCTACATCCTCGGCCTCTCCGTCTTCGCCCTGGGCACCAGCGAGTTCATGCTCTCGGGCCTGCTGCCGCCGATCGCCGACGACATGGACGTCACGATCCCGCAGGCGGGCCTGCTGATATCGGCCTTCGCGATCGGCATGGTCGTCGGCGCTCCGCTGCTCGCGGTGGCGACGCTGCGGCTGCCCCGCCGTACGACGCTCGTCTCGCTGATCGCCGTCTTCGGCGTGGGCCAGGTCGCGGGCGCGCTCGCTCCGTCGTACGGCGTCCTGTTCGCGTCCCGGGTGGTCAGCGCGCTCGCCTGCGCCGGGTTCTGGGCGGTGGGCGCGGCGGTGGCCGTGGCGATGGTGCCGCTGAACGCCCGCGCCCGCGCACTCGCCGTGATGATCGGCGGCCTGTCGATCGCGAACGTCCTCGGGGTCCCCGCGGGCGCGTTTCTCGGCGAGCACCTGGGCTGGCGGTCCGCCTTCTGGGCGGTCGGCGCGGCCTCCGCGATCGCACTCGTCGGCGTCGTCACGCTCATTCCGCGCATCCCGCTGCCCGACGAGAAGCCGCAGCTCAAGCGGGAACTCCGCATCTACCGCGACCCGCAGGTACTGCTCTCCATCGCGATGATCGCGCTCGCCGCCGGCGGCGTCTTCTGCGCGTTCAGCTATCTCGCCCCGCTGCTCACGGACGTGGCGGGCCTGGACGACGGCTGGGTGCCCACGGTCCTGGCCCTGTTCGGGGTCGGCGCGCTGATCGGCACGACGATCGGCGGGCGGGTCGCGGACGCGCACCTCTTCGGCGTACTGCTCACCGGCATCGCCGCCGACACGGTCGTCCTCGTCGCCCTCGCCCTGCTGGGGCAGTACGCGGTCGCCGCCGTCCTTCTCTCCTTCGCCCTCGGAGTGGCCTGCTTCTACACGGCCCCGGCGCTCAACGCCCGCATGTTCAACGTCGCGGGCGCCGCGCCCACGCTGGCCGGCGCCACCACCACGGCCGCCTTCAACCTCGGCAACACCGGCGGCCCCTGGCTCGGCGGCACGGTCATCGACGCGGGCTTCGGCTACACCTCGACGGCGTGGGCGGGAGCGGCTCTGACGGTGGCGGGAATGGGTACGGCGGCGGTGTCCCTGCGGCTGCAGCGCCGTACGCGGGCGTCACGGGTGGTGATGTCGGCCGAGGGGGCGGAGCGTACGGAGTGCACGGACCTGGCGGACGGCATGGACCGTACGGATCGGGCGAATAATCCCGAACGCGCCTGA